The sequence below is a genomic window from Theobroma cacao cultivar B97-61/B2 chromosome 6, Criollo_cocoa_genome_V2, whole genome shotgun sequence.
ttgcggagtttcgggttgacatttcgggcaatgagtgtctaccgAGACACCGCGGCTGttatcacgggctcgagggaaGTACCGGTTCGTGACAGGACAGTTACATAAGCATGCTTGTGAAGTTTATGCATATTCGGTGGATTTAATTGCTGATATCctaaaaagaatattttcgCGCTATTTTagtaaataaattttctacttACTTTAACCTTTCATGTTTTGCTCTTTGCCTATGTCATCGCCAAAGTTGAATTAGACCAATcagcttcttttcttttcttttttcttttaagaccAATTAGATTCAATCCTTCGCATTGTGGTGGATTTCTTTAACATTACCAACTTAGCTTCATTTCCATTTGTAAGCATAAACGCAGTGGAGCACAATGTCCACCACATACAGGTACCGTTGAAAGTTTATATAAACCTCTGTCATGCAATGTAAAGAGCAACCGAGAGATCCATCTATCTTTATATCTTCTTAttgcaaacaaaaaaaaaaaaggaagaagaaaaatggagaaaagaGGGGTCTCAGCAGTCTTGATGGTTTGTTTGGTGTTGGGGACTCTAGTAGGACAGTCCACAGCTCAAGGAACTATATTGTGCTATGCGGCTTGCTTCATTCCATGCATGGCTGATTCCACCACTACAACGTTCTATTGCGCTGCGAAATGCCTGAAGGACTGTATCCTTCCGAAATCTACTGTGGGCGGTATCAAAGACACCCAATACTTCTGCAAGCTTGGTTGTGCTACCGCCCTGTGCACAAATATCAGTACCAAAGAAGATCCTggtaacttatttatttatttctcgcTCCCTTATAAATTAGACacaattaaaaagaaa
It includes:
- the LOC18595880 gene encoding thionin-like protein 2, which encodes MEKRGVSAVLMVCLVLGTLVGQSTAQGTILCYAACFIPCMADSTTTTFYCAAKCLKDCILPKSTVGGIKDTQYFCKLGCATALCTNISTKEDPGEKKVGSCVDACSATCAKKN